The following coding sequences lie in one Cryptococcus neoformans var. neoformans B-3501A chromosome 2, whole genome shotgun sequence genomic window:
- a CDS encoding hypothetical protein (HMMPfam hit to TPR, TPR Domain, score: 39.5, E(): 9.3e-09), with translation MSKSDNAQNLPSSFTLPPQLLAQAADAYRHPAPPPQLPAVQLVPRHQEPVINPKEKHSPNGFPPNGAGVGIVRCPEGRAWQERNMHAGERLGRFRDQDIDGFVTDMGMVLRKEYDCWVEQCWQEAFHQVFTHTLPDLIINLIMTGATPSFLRRNIVFGGQSLDHLFQSQMLHILFEELELCLSGDRPRTRTEPGPSMNTISNNGARPSPFPLPPQPAAAPIFRDGVCFHNLSFQHGIPEEEDDHGACLCQLTSCMVCFHLFAIMRRGPISLLPHELLNTPAAKGWLGGIETEAHARARQDSLRRKAPSQSILPPGKGYAQVPRPGALAPNGNAEGGIGEGGGGGKPLKPPQIFPHPQMTDVLAVEEHLRWRLKELGATDPAVEGRYGPSTNSPVALEGVKLPQSAGEEWNDGGQHPTGEGAGGKVNMNMNAAQNKNVKLAKVKGRGKMRRVVVPNGVTGATAATAKAQKQNDKDGKKPTVYLPKEWTEATASERNTAIVLTFRHFVKLLHQIAMAASPFSHPDYPSDIEELLRMHPVALYRRLAEPAMERQYNAEEVKAWKSCMDKWAEEFGGKERKKGNDQSQDKRHSEAVRHYTRAISLDPKKTVYYSNRAIAYNNLSLHSHAEIDCTHLLARDPKNQKALYQRALARKGMGRWKEAQSDLQELLKLSGDNESAKNLLMIINKEMERL, from the exons ATGTCAAAGTCGGATAACGCCCAAAATCTACCCTCGTCGTTCACTCTTCCACCGCAGCTCCTCGCCCAAGCAGCAGATGCTTACCGGCATCCGGCTCCGCCACCTCAGCTGCCGGCTGTTCAGCTTGTTCCACGACACCAGGAGCCTGTTATAAATCCTAAGGAGAAGCACAGTCCAAATGGATTCCCACCAAATGGCGCAGGTGTCGGAATCGTGAGGTGCCCAGAGGGACGCGCATGGCAGGAACGAAATATGCATGCAGGTGAAAGACTGGGAAGGTTTAGGGACCAAGATATAGACGGGTTCGTGACGGATATGGGGATGGTTTTGAGGAAAGAGTATGACTGCTGGGTCGAGCAGTGCTG GCAAGAAGCTTTCCATCAAGTATTCACACATACCCTTCCTGATCTCATTATCAACCTCATCATGACTGGCGCTACACCGTCCTTCTTACGACGAAATATCGTGTTTGGCGGTCAATCTCTCgaccatctcttccaatcTCAAATGTTGCATATCCTGTTTGAAGAACTCGAGCTCTGTCTCTCTGGTGACAGACCACGGACCCGTACAGAGCCGGGGCCGAGCATGAataccatctccaacaacGGTGCCAGACCATCGCCTTTCCCACTTCCACCGCAACCCGCTGCAGCACCCATCTTCCGGGACGGTGTCTGTTTCCACAATTTGTCTTTCCAACACGGTATcccggaagaagaggatgatcaTGGAGCGTGTCTTTGTCAGTTGACGAGTTGTATGGTGTGTTTCCACCTCTTCGCCATCATGCGTCGTGGACCTATCAGTCTTCTCCCACACGAGTTACTCAATACACCAGCAGCTAAAGGGTGGTTGGGCGGGATTGAGACTGAAGCTCATGCCCGTGCAAGACAAGATTCTCTTCGTCGTAAAGCTCCTTCTCAAAGTATTTTACCGCCAGGTAAAGGTTATGCTCAAGTACCCAGACCAGGAGCACTAGCCCCAAACGGAAATGCCGAAGGAGGAATaggagaagggggaggaggaggtaaACCCCTGAAACCACCTCAAATATTCCCGCATCCACAAATGACAGACGTCCTCGCGGTGGAGGAACATCTTCGATGGAGATTGAAAGAGCTTGGCGCGACGGATCCAGCGGTAGAAGGTCGGTACGGACCGTCGACAAATTCGCCTGTCGCGTTGGAAGGCGTAAAGTTGCCTCAGAGTGCGGGGGAGGAGTGGAATGATGGTGGACAACACCCTACAGGGGAAGGAGCAGGGGGCAAGGTAAATATGAACATGAACGCCGCGCAGAATAAGAATGTAAAACTGGCAAAAGTCAAAGGTCGAGGTAAAATGAGACGAGTGGTCGTACCCAATGGTGTCACGGGGGCGACGGCGGCAACGGCGAAAGCTCAAAAGCAAAATGACAAAGATGGGAAAAAGCCGACCGTTTACTTGCCGAAGGAGTGGACTGAGGCGACAGCGTCTGAGAGGAATACTGCCATTGTGTTGACGTTTAGACATTTTGTCAAG CTTCTCCACCAAATAGCCATGGCTGCatcccccttctcccaccCCGACTACCCCTCCGATATTGAAGAACTCTTGCGTATGCACCCCGTCGCGCTTTATCGCCGATTAGCAGAACCCGCAATGGAGAGACAGTACAATGCCGAGGAAGTGAAGGCTTGGAAATCATGTATGGATAAATGGGCGGAGGAGTTtggtggaaaggagaggaaaaag GGTAACGACCAATCCCAAGATAAACGTCACTCCGAAGCCGTCCGGCATTACACCCGCGCCATCTCGCTCGATCCTAAAAAGACCGTCTACTACTCCAACCGCGCGATAGCATACAACAACCTCTCCCTGCACAGCCACGCCGAGATTGACTGTACCCACTTGCTGGCTAGAGATCCGAAGAACCAGAAAGCACTGTATCAGCGGGCGCtggcgaggaagggaatggggagatggaaggaggCGCAATCGGATTTGCAAGAGTTGTTGAAGCTTAGTGGAGATAATGAGAGTGCGAAGAATCTGTTGATGATTATCAataaggagatggagagattGTGA
- a CDS encoding hypothetical protein (Match to EST gb|CF189069.1|CF189069; HMMPfam hit to Actin, Actin, score: 176.2, E(): 6.7e-50): MVYNGDEVSALVLDFGSYTTRAGYAGEDCPRVVCPSFYGYTNDPSSSGSNGNSVGENGANKENGEDVTMAEPVPEGAEEQSKKKGSGRKYYVGEDGVSVWRPGMEVGNFMLDGVVNDPEPASALLHHILHERLGVNPEEHPIMITEPAWNTPKARQVMTEMAFEGEKMPALYFGSSGVLSAFAAGKPTALVLDVGYATSSAVPIVDGYALRAGTMHQPLASQLIVSQLQNHFTSPTPTRSPLSLLPRQLIKQRDPSSDPGIIPKPILRDDRAPHTTTSWKLWAENNVVEGYKEACTEIVNYKGFDFQTAGDLPQVLYEFPDGYHQYFGEERYRFTEMLFDPERYYNQSIPPPPTLQKVLTTEHSRSLRDLVSLSQLVHDSVMACDVDVRASLLQNIVVVGNTALTRGLIERLDVELAATMPSQKIKIHSPTIPFERKYASWVGGSILASLGTFHQLWVTKEEYEEHGMSIVHQRCK, translated from the exons ATGGTATACAACGGCG ACGAGGTCTCTGCCCTTGTGCTCGACTTTGGGTCTTACACAACTAGAGCGGGTTACGCCGGTGAAGATTGTCCACGCGTGGTTTGCCCTTCATTCTACGGCTATACCAATGatccatcatcgtcagGATCCAACGGAAACTCAGTTGGAGAAAATGGAGCGAATaaggagaatggagaggatgtgaCAATGGCAGAACCTGTCcctgaaggagcagaagaacagagcaaaaagaagggtAGCGGACGAAAGTACTatgttggagaagatggcgtTAGCGTATGGAGGCCGGGAATGGAAGTTGGTAACTTTATGCTGGATGGTGTCG TGAACGATCCCGAACCTGCATCCGCTTTGCTGCACCATATCCTGCACGAACGTCTCGGTGTCAACCCGGAAGAGCACCCTATTATGATCACCGAGCCAGCTTGGAACACGCCTAAAGCGCGACAGGTCATGACGGAGATGGCCTTTGAGGGCGAGAAAATGCCGGCGTTGTACTTTGGTTCGTCAGGTGTTCTGTCGGC ATTCGCTGCCGGAAAGCCAACCGCTCTGGTCCTTGATGTCGGCTATGCCACCAGCAGCGCTGTACCTATTGTTGACGGTTACGCTCTCCGAGCAGGCACTATGCACCAGCCTCTCGCTTCTCAACTCATCGTATCTCAGTTACAAAATCACTTCACCTCTCCTACCCCTACCCGttcccctctctccctcctccctcgtCAGCTCATCAAGCAACGCGACCCGTCCTCTGACCCTGGGATCATCCCCAAACCCATCTTGAGGGACGACCGCGCGCCACATACAACCACTTCATGGAAACTCTGGGCTGAGAACAATGTTGTCGAGGGGTACAAGGAGGCCTGCACCGAAATTGTAAACTATAAAGGATTCGATTTCCAAACTGCTGGTGATTTGCCTCAAGTTCTGTACGAGTTCCCTGATGGGTACCATCAATACTTCGGCGAAGAACGATACCGCTTCACCGAGATGCTTTTCGACCCTGAACGTTACTACAACCAATCCAtcccacctcctcccactcTCCAAAAAGTACTCACGACAGAACATTCTCGATCCTTACGTGACCtcgtctccctctcccagCTCGTGCACGATAGTGTCATGGCTTGTGATGTCGATGTTCGGGCGAGCTTGTTGCAGAATATCGTCGTGGTCGGTAACACCGCCTTGACGAGGGGTTTAATCGAGAGATTGGACGTAGAATTGGCAGCGACGATGCCTAGtcagaagatcaagattCATTCGCCGACGATTCCGTTTGAGCGCAAGTATGCTTCTTGGGTTGGAGGTTCGATTTTGGCAAGTTTGGGGACGTTCCATCAGTTATGGGTCACAAAGGAGGAGTATGAGGAGCATGGGATGTCTATCGTTCATCAAA GATGCAAGTAA